Genomic window (Sphingomonas sp. HF-S4):
GCGCCCGCCCACTGCCTCGATATCGGGGACCAGCGCGTTGGCGTTCATCAGCGCGATCACTTCGAACCCGTCGAAATCGTCCGATGCCGGGTTCAGCGCCGCATCGGTGAGCAAGGCGAAGGCGCGCTCCAGATCGGCGCGTCCCGCCGCGCCGCGGCTGCGCCCGCGCGCCGCGAGCGCGAGCGCCAGATCGCGCGCGGGCTGCGGGCGGAACTCGGCATTGGCCGCCGCGATATGCTCGGCGAGCTCGATCGCGCGGTCGTGCGCCTTGTCGCGCTCGAGCCGGAAGGCGACGATCTGCCGCGTCTCGTCATCGGCCTGCGGCAGTTCGAGTGCCGAGAGCAGCAGCGACTCCCCGGTTGCGGTGTCGCCCTTGCGCCGGAACCATTCGGCGACGTCGAAATAGAAGCTCGGCACCGATCCAAAGGCGCGTTCCTGCTCGGCGAGCACCGTCAGCCGCTGCGCCGGCGCCGCTGCGTTGAGCGCGAGGATATAGGGGCGCTTGGCGATCAGGTCGGCAAGATCGACCTTGACTGCGGTGTCGACGGTCGCGCGCTCGGCCCGCGCGACCGGAACGTCGCGGAGCCGGGCCGCCGTCACGATCGCTTCGCTCACGTCATCGGCCGCGAGCCCTGCCGACTCGCTCGCCACTTGGGCGCGCGTCCCGGTGACCATGACCGCGCGGTCTTCGTCGCTCGGGCTGTGCGCCGGCGCGGGCTCGGATACCGGGGGCGGGGAGGGGGCCATGGCCATTGGCGCGGGCACCGCCATCGGCTCCGGCCGGGGCTTGGGGCGAGCCGACGCAACGAAGCGCCGCTTCCACCAGTCCTTGCGCTCGGCCCAGCGCTCGAGCACTTGCTCGAAGCGCTCGCGCTTGTCGTCGAGCGCCGCTTCGTCGGCATCCTGCTTCGATTCGCGGTACTGGCCCATCCACTCGGCGTCGAAGCCCGGCGGCGGCGCGATGCCGGCGCGGAGATACTGGTCGGGTCGTTCGAGCACGAGCAGCGACATCGCCGGCCCGGCGACCTGGTAGCGCCGCGCGAACGCGACCATCGCCTGGTGCCGCGCGGGATCATCGCCGAGGATCTGGACCTGCTGCGCCGCCCAGAGCGCGCCCGGCGCGTCCGCGGACACCGTCGCGCCCGCCGCATAACTGCGCTCGCTGCCGTCGCTCAGCCGCACGCGCACCCCGCCGCGATCGGGCATCGGGCCGACGATCTGCCATGCGCCCGCGCCGGCGGGAAGCGTGCGAAACGCGATGCGGCGCCCGGCCGAATCGCGTATTGCGGTCACGCCCGCTGTCGGCTGCGCGAGCGCGGCGACCGCCTCCGCCACCTTGCCGTCGGAGACGCGTACCAGCGGTCCCCGCGCGATGCGGCCGAGCCGCGCGCCATCGGCCTTGGGCGAGGCGGTCAGCAGCGCCAGCGGGCAATCGGCGGCGAATTCGGCGCCACGGTCGATCGTCACGAGCCCGTCGGAGACCAGCACGCAGCGGCGCGCCGGGGGGAGCGAGAGCGCGTCGAGCCCGGCGAAGGACGTCGCGCCGCGATAGGTCACGCCGTCGAGCATTTTACGTAGCGCCGCTGCATCGGGATGCATCGTCCACTGCGGCCGGTCGCTCGCGAAGGTGATCAGGTCGATCGCATCGGGCGTGGTCGTATCGGCCAGCCGCGCGAGCACTTCCGCCTCGAGGTCGCGCCGATCGTCGCGGTGCGAGAGCGAGCGATCCCAATAGATGCGCAGCCGTCCGCCGGTCGGGCGCGCCGCGCCTGCGGGGGCGGTGTCGCTGATCGCGAAGAAGCTTTCGCCGCTCGCATGCCGCGTGACGAGCATCGGCGCGGCGAGCGTGCCGCCGGCGATCTCGAGCCCGCCCTGCAGCCGTTTCCGGTCGCCGCCCGCATTGCCGCGCCACTGCGCGCCTTGCTTCGCGAGCGTCACCGTCTCGCCCGCGAACCGCACGCTCGGCGCGGCGGCAAAGCCGTCGACCGTCACGGTCAGCGACACCTTGCCGATCGTCCCCTCGCGCGACAGCGGCAGCACGATCCCGCGCATCGGATCGAACGGCGCCGCGAAGGTCACGCGGAAGCGCCGTGGATGCGCGCGATCGATCGGATAGATGCGCGTGGTGAAGCGGTTCCCCGAAACCTCGGCGAGCCCGGGATCGATCCCGGCGCGCACTTCATCCTCGTAGAGGTTGCGCGCCTTGGGCTGTTCGAGCAGCTGCCCCGGGATCATCGCGTCGCCGACGCTCAGCGCATAGCCGGTGACCACCGCATCGGCGGGCAACGCCAGCGCCAGCCTGGCCTCGAAATTCTCGTCCTCTTGCGGATCGGCGCTGAGCAGCAGCTCGAGCGTGACATCGGCGGTTCGCCCGGTGACGTGCGCGCTGACCAGCACCTCGTCGATCCGCAGGTGCTTCGCGACATCCTCACCGTCATCGGTGCGGATGCCGCGCTCCGCCTCGGACAAGCTCGGGTTGGTCTGCGCCATTGCCGGGGCGGGCAGCAGCCAAAGCCCGATCGCCAGCGAGATCGTCGCGCGCCACCCCATTGCTTCCCCCCTCATTCGGCGGAGAGACTGACCCAGCACGGTCCGCGGCGCAACGACAAACCGCTGGCGCGCGCGGCGCGGCGCGCCCATTTTGGTGCGGCACGATCGGGAGCGCAGGCATGGCATTGGTGGAACTGGGGCGCTTCGATCGGCAGGAAGCCTATATCGTCTAGGGCCGGCTAGAGAGCGAAGGCATTATGAGCTTCGTGTTCGATGCCGGGACCAGCATCGCTGACGGCAGCTACCTGCTGATCCCGGTGCGCGTCATGGTCGACGACGAGGACCTGGCCGCCGCGAAGGGAATGCTCGAACCCTAGGCTGTATCGACATTCAGCCCCACCTATCCTCTCCCCTTGATAGGGGAGAGGATAGCGAAGCTTGGCAGCTTGCTGCCTAGCGTAGCTTGGAGAGGGGTAGAGCGGCGCGAAGCGCCGCGCGGCTTCTTCGAAGCCGCACCCCCTCACCCAGCTCCGACTAAGCCTCTGCTTCGCAGAGACTAAGTCTGCGCAACCCTCTCCCCCTTGCAGGGGGCGAGGGAAGATAGGCTGAATGTCGATACCAGCCTAGCGGCGTCCCACCGGGCCGTGGAAATCGGCCTCGACCACGCCTAGCCGCCAGCCCGGGGGCACGGCGTCGGCGCCGGTATCGCCCGCCTTGCGCGCGGTATCGAGCTCGACGATCTTGCCGAAGCCGTCGCGGTCGGCGACCGGGCCGGTCTGGACGATCCGCAGCACCTGGCCGTTGGCGGGTGCGAAGGCGAGATGGGCATAGCCGAGCTGGCGTTCGGTCTCGCCTTCCCAGATCGTCCGCCCATCGAGCGTGATCCGCAGCGGATAGCTGCGCGAGCGCCAGCCGACGAGCTTCAAGTCGATCTCACTGAGCGTCACCGGCCCGGCAAAGCGATATTCGATCCACGCGGTCTCGCGCCGGCCGTCGCTGGTCCAGCGCGACAGCTCGTTGTCGTCGGTGCTGTTGCCGGCTTCGGCCTGGTTCGATCCCGCGACTACGCTCGCCGGCGTGCGCGTGATACGGCTTGGCACGAACGCGGGGCCCTTCGGCGTCGGCCCGCGGGTCAGCAGCCCGGGCTGGTGATCTTCGGGAAAGTCGCCGGAGAGGCCATTATTTGCCGGGCCCGCCGCCACCGTCGGCAGGGTCAGCGTCGCGGACTTGAGGCCCGCCGCCGTCGCGGTCACCCGCACTGTCCCGCGCTGCGTCCCGGCGCGCAGCAGCACGCGATTGACCCCCGCCTCGACCGGGAGCTTCTGCGAGAGGATGTAATTGTCCTCGCCGCGCGCGGTCCCGGCATAATGCGTGGTCTGGTCGGCGCCCGCAGGCTTGGTCGGCGCTGCCGGACCTTCGGCAACCGCCGAGCGCGGCGCGCCCGAGCTGTCGCCCTGCGCGATCCCGCCGCGCCATTCGGCCGGCCCGTCGAGCGTGAAGGCGACCTGGTCGTTCGCGGTCGGCACCCGCCGCCCCTGCGCATCGACCACCTCGACATCGACCAGCGCCACGTCCGCTCCGTCCATCACGAAGCCGCGCGGCGAGACATGCGGAGTCAGCCGCAGCGCCACCGGCGCGCCGACGGTCTCGAGCACATGCTCGGACCTGTGCCCGCCCGCATGCGTCGCCACCGCGCGCAGCGTTCCCGGTGCCCAGGGCACATCCTTCCAGGTGAAGAGGAAGCCGCTGCTCTTCGTCCCCTTGCCCAGCGACCGGCCGCCCAGGAACAGCTCGACCTGCGTCCCGTTCGACACCACGGTCACGTCCTTCCGCGTGCCCGGCGCGTAGTTCCAATGCCCGATGATGTGGCTGCGCGGGGTGACGCTGTCGACCCAGTCGCTCCACATCACCTGATGGGCATAAAAGCCCTGCTTGGGCAGCCGCATCGCATCGACTTCGCCCGAGCGCCGATAATTGTTGTCGCCGCGATAATGGGTGTTCGAGTCCGACCAGATGATGTTCACCCCGCCCGAGCTCACGCGCTTCCCCGTGCCGGGCCGCACGCGATAAAAGTCCCACCAGCGCTTGACGTCCTCGATCGCGTGGCTGTCCTGGTTGCGGTTATAGTCGGGCGAGTCCTTGTGGAACGGCGGGGTGAGGTCGTCCTGATAGGCCCGCGCCCCCTCGTCGCGCGAATATTCCATCGCCCACATCGGGTGCTTCGCGCTCTTGTTCACATAGAGCATCTCGCCGCCATATTCGGCGGTCTTGCTGTCGAGCATCTCGCGCGATCCGATCGCGCGGCCGCCCTGCGGATCGAAGCGGTCGCGGATCGCCTTCAATTCGGCCATATGGGCTTCGCTGATATTCTCGTTGCCGCCCTCGTAGAACAGGATCGAGGGGTTGTTGCGGTTGTAGACGATCGCGTCGGCCATCGCCTCCTTGCGCTGCTCCCAGCGCCGCCCGGTGACGTCGCTTTCGGCATCGCCCGCGGGCATCGCCTGGATCAGCCCGACGCGATCGGCGGACTCCACGTCCTGCTTCGACGGCGCGATGTGCATCCAGCGCACCAGATTGCCGCCGCTCTCGACCATCAGCGCGTTGGAGAAATCGCTGAGCCAGGGCGGGATCGACACGCCGACCGCGGGCCATTCGTTCGAGGTGCGCTGGGCATAGCCGTGCATCTGGATCGCGCGGCCGTTGAGGTGGACCATCCCCTCGCCGAACCGGGTCTGGCGAAAGCCGGAGCGCGTATCGACGCTGTCGATCACCTTGCCCCGCTCGGTCAGGCTGGTGGTCACCGTGTAGAGATAGCCATAGCCCCAGCTCCACCAGTGGAGCCCGCCGACCTTGCCCGCCGCGGCGAGCGTGCGCGTCTCGCCCGGCGCCAGCGTCGCGCTGCCGCCGTTCAGCCGCGCAACGATCTTGCCCGCACGATCACGGATTTCGACCCGATAGCCGATCGTCCGCGCCGTGCTCGCGGCATTGCGAACCTGCGTCTCGGCATGCACCGTCGCGCTGCGCCGCGCCAGGTCGAAGCGATCGGCCCAGACATATTGCCCGGTGGTGCCGAGCGAGCCCCAGAGCGGCAGCGTCTGGTGCACCGCGCCGGCCAGATGCAGCCGGACGTTCCGCGTGATCCCGCCATAATTGACGTTGAAATTGTCGTTGTTCCACTGGAAGCCGCTGCCGGTCGCGCGCTCCTTGTACTTCCAGTCATTGTCGACGCGGACGGCGATCAGGTTCTCGCCCGGCCGCAGCGCATCGGTGATGTCCGCGCCGAACGCCGACACGCCGTTCTCGGACAGCGCAACCGACTTGCCGTTGACCCAAATCTCCGCCGCCTGGCGCACGCCCTCGAATTCGAGGAACGCCCGGCCATCCTGCCGCGCGAGCGTGATGCGTTTCCGGTACCAGATGATCCCGGTCGACAGCTGCTTGATGTCGCGCGCGAACGCCTGCTTCTCGTTGAAGGCGTGGGGCAGCGTCGTATTGGCCCAGGTGCGATCGTCGAAACCGGGCTGCTCGGCGCCGCGCTGCTCGCCGGTCGCCGTCTTCCACCCCGGATTGAGGTTGTACGTGGCGCGGGGCGACGCGACCTTGGTCGATGCATCGTGCGCCGCTGCCGGCGCCGCGTGCGCGATGGCCAGCATCGATGCCAATCCGATCACATAGCCACGCATCCAGGCCTCCCCATTCGTTCCACGATTTGACACGACAGTACGATATATGGGCTAAAATGGTCAAGCCATGAGATGGCCGAACGTAAGATTGGCCTTACCAATAAGGTGGTGAGGCGGCGTCTTCGCTCCCCTGGCGCGACTCGCGGCCTGATCCTGCCAGCGCAATCCTGCTTTAGTTACGCTGCAGTGCAGCGCAAGTTCGCGCAACTATCCTGAAACATCCGGTTTTTCGTTGGTATGACAAATGGGTTGCGCCCGACGGAAAAGCTGATAATTCTAAAAGCTGAATCTGTGTCTCATATTGTGAGAGAACTGCACAAGCAGTCTCTCGGTCTGAGTGTCCGGTCGCAGGGGTAATCAGGAAGGCCTGAAGCCCGCCCCCGGATGAGTGCGTGCACAACACCGGTTGGGGAGAGGGGAAAAATGGCTGATCGTACGACGTCGCGTGCCCGCATGGGCGCAACTGCTTCCTGGGCAGCGCTGGGGCTGGCGCTAGCATGGGGCGGTCCGGCAATGACGCAGACTGCGCCCGCTACGACCGAGCAGGCCGCTCCCTCCGCCGACGACGTCGTTCCCGAAGACTCGCAAGAGGCGATCATCGTCGTTGGCTCGCGCGCCAGCCAGCAGTCGGCCAATAATCGCAAGAAGGCTGCGCGGACCGCCACCGACTCTATCGTCGCCGACGACATTGGCTCCTTTCCGGATCGCAACGTTGGCGAAGCAATCTCGCGCATTCCAGGCGTTGCGCTGAGCCGAAATGAATTTGGCGAAGGCACCGATGTCTCGGTGCGCGGCAATGGCCCCGATCTCACCCGCGTCGAACTCGACGGCGTAGGTGTCCAGAGCACCACTGCCCTCGCGCTAGGCCCGAGCCGCGCCCCGGATCTTCGTGAACTGCCTGCAGAGTTGGTCAAAAGCATCGACGTGATCAAGGGGTCGACTGCCGAGATGACCGAGGGTGGTCTTGGTGGCACTATCCAGATCAAGACGCGCACCGGCCTGGACTTTAAGAAGCCCTATTTCTCGCTGCGTGCAGGCGCCGGTCAGAATTCGCTGGGCAAGGATTGGACGCCAGACTTCAACGGCGTGGCTGCCACCAAACTGTTCGGTGATCGCGTCGGCGTCATCGTCAGTGGCACCTATGCTAAAATTCAGAACAACGGGCATAGCTACGAAACGACTACCAGCAACAACCGCAACTACGCGCGTCTCTTCGATTTCGACAATTCGCCGGAGAAGACCTTCAGCTATAATCCGGCGACGGTCGGTACGGACGCCGCCGATATCGCCTTCGCCAATAGCATTGCGCCGGATGGCACGACGCTTACTCCGCGTGAGTTGGTCAGTCTCGCAGCGGGGGCTTCCAGCAAGGCCCAATGCCTTCAGATTTTTCCGGACAACCCAACTGGAAATGGTGGCACGGTCACCGGCGCGACATTGGCGGCCCAGCATACGCAACGCATCCTAGAACAGCAGACCTGCCTCAATCAGTGGAACGACTATACGCCGTCGCTGATCCGCAACCTGATGGCGACGCAAACCGAGGAGCGCTATTCGTTCGATGCGCGATTCGACTATCGCCTAAGCGACAACCTCACGATCTTCGCCAAGGGCACGCTCACCGGCCGAGACGTCGATGATCAATTCCGCACGCGCACTCCGGTTACGCTGTTCAATCAGAATCTGGCGGGCACCTTCGTTGACACGACGGCAGGCTATCCGCGTCGGCGGACCGTCTCGCCCAACGCGCCGGCGGGCTATTATCTGTACGATCCACTCTACGGCTATAACGCGATCAGCACTGGCTCCGGCAGCAGCCTCGTCACCAACGCCGTGACTGGCAATGTGCTCAACGTGGTGCCGGGCAGTGTCGTCGTTGATAGCGCGCACAACGTCACCAAAATGACGACCACAAACAATTCAGTAAGCATCGATCAAATCGAGAACCGGATCAACAGCCAGTCCAAATACGCTCAGGTCGGTGCCGAATATCGCGGCGACCGCCTTGAGATCGATGCATTTGCCGCCATTACCGAAGCCGAGTCCAAGCGCGGAGACATGCGCACTTCGCGCGCTTACGCCTACGGGGACGCGACACTGACGCTTCAGCCTAATGGTCTTTGGGATATCGACCTGCCAGCCAGCTACGACGAGACCAACGCAGCTAATTTCGTTCAGCTCACAGCCCCCCCTTGCATAAGCGGCGGCACCAATCCTGCGACCTGCGTTGGTCAGAACGCGGTTGCTGCCAGCGCCACCACGGTTGCGTCGCCGCAATATCTCGTTTCGCGGATGCCGCTCACCACACCCAGCTTCGGCGTGTCCTATTCGCCCTCGCTGGGTGAATCCTCAGAGCGGATCGCCAAATTCGACATCGCGTACAAAACAGACGAAATCATTCCGTTCATCACTCGTGTGAAGGTGGGCGGCATGTATCGTAAGAACATGCTCGATCGCTGGGGCGGCGGCGGCTACACTGTGTCGACAGCCACGGGCACATTTGGCCAGCCGGGCTATGTTCCCGGCGTCTTCGTGCCGACCGCCAATGTCCGAGGCACGGTGCGCGCGTGCCAGCCTACCGCCGGCTCGGCGGCTGCCGGCGGCCTTTCGTGCAATTACGGCTTCGCTCCCAGCGTCAATCCTTCGAACGTTCGTTCGGGCGTTGACACCCTGACGCCGGACGAACTGCGGGCCTTGTTCGAAAAGACGCTCGAGGCACCGGACTCACAATATTTCGGCGGGGTGCCTAATCGCGGCAGCCTCCCCGATTCGTGGCAGGGTATCAAAACTGACGAACTTTTCGGCGCACTTGGCGCGTCCCAATTCATGAATTTCGACTGCCTAAAGGTCTGCACCGGCAGTGATGGTAACGAATACGCCCAACCGGTCACGCGGGTCCGTGAAACGATCAAAAACGTCTACGCAATGGCGGATTTTGAGCAGCGTTTGCCGCTTGGGCTGTTATTCAACGGCAATGTCGGCGTGCGTGGTGTTTTCGCCAATGTAACGGGTTCGTCGCTGCTTACGCTTGTTACGATTCGGCCTGGCCCGAACTTCAATCCACTCGATCCTAACGCCGCTGCAGGTCAGCTTTCGCAAACCTTCGCCACTAATTCGACGCTGAACAAGAGCACCACCGATTGGTTGCCCAGCTTCAACCTCAATTTGTGGGGCTTCAACGAGACCCTGGCGTTGCGGCTCTACGGCGGCAAGACGGTTGCACGTCCCAGCATGGGCAACCTGATTGTCGGCGGAACCTGTACGATCAACGAGATCGCGCTCGAACAGGTGGGTGACGACATCTTCGGTTGCAGCGGCCGTATCGGCAATCCCGGGCTCAAGCCATTTACGGCATGGAGCTACAATGCCAGCCTCGAATGGTATGCAAACGCCGACACATTGTTCTCGGTGGCTTACGGCAAGCTTGACGTTAAGATCGGAAATCCGATCGCCGTCACTCGCACGGAAAATCTTTTCGCCGGCAGCTCTGAAGTTGATCCGGTTACCGGCCAGCCGCTGGCTAGTTACCAGTTCAGTTATCCGACATGGGACAACGGCCCAGGATACAAGCGCGACATCTGGGAATTTCAGGCCAAAACTGCGTTCACCTTTTTGCCTTGGTTCCTGAAACATACCGGCGTTGATGCCAATTTCTCGATCCTCGCCTCTGCCGTCACCAGTGGTCAGCAGGATCCGCTGAGCGGCGATGTGATGCTACCCCCCAATGAGTCCAAATATACGACTAACGTCTCGCTCTGGTATGACGACGGCAAGCTCAACATGCGCCTTGCGTATCAAAAGCGCAGCGAGAACTTCACGTGCATCACGCCATGCGGCGGCAACAATATCGACGTCAATTATCCCGGCGAGCAGTGGACCAATGTCCGATTGGTTGCGCCTGGGTGGAACCCAGGGGTTGCGCGGTTCGTCGACGAGAGCGCGTTTATCGATGCCAAGGCATCCTACAACATCACCCGCAACTTTCAGGTTTATCTCGAAGGCCGCAATATCACGCGTGAGACGCAGAGCGAGTCGACTGGCGACTATATCCCGTTTGCGGATGGCACCAAGCGCGTCATGCGTCTTCGTTATGGTGGCCGCCGCGTCATGGGTGGCGTCCGCATCCAGTTCGGCAACTGATCCCAATGCTCGCGCGCGTGTCCCCGGATGCGCGCGCGGCGGGGCAGGCGCTCGATCGCTCCGAGCTCGGCGCGGTCGAGTTGCCGCGCCCGCCGCTCGACGACTTGCCCTATCGCGATCTGGTCCGCGCGCTCGTTGCGCGGCAGGGGTTCAGGCTCGATTTCAACCGGCTCGAACCCGGCGAGGCGCTCGGCCTAGTCTGTGATCAGCTATTGGGCCCGGGCACCTTCGTCTCCGAGCGCGCGCTTCTGGCGCAGGATATCGCGGCGCTCGCGGCGCTGATGGGCGAATTGGTCGGCGCCCGCGCGGCGGTGGCGCTGCGCACCTATTTCGCGCCCGGAGACCTGGTGTGGCATGTCGACCGCGTCCATGAGGCACGCGCGTTCCGACTGGTGTGGCCGCTGGGGCGCCCGGCTGGAATGCGCGTCACATCGCGCGACAATATCGACCGGACGATGTTCCGTGCCTATATGCACCGTGAGCACCCGCTGCTGGGTCGCCTCGACACGCGTGTCGCCCGCACCGGCGCCGATGTCGAGACGCTCTGGGCGCACCGTCCCGCCCAGCTCGAGGCGATGCGATCGGGCAGCTTTCCCTTCCTGATCGATCCCGGCCAGGTCCACGAGATCACCCCCGGCGCGGCGAGCATCCACTGCGTCGAAACCCCATCGCAGCCCGGCACCTACCACCGCTCCGCCTGGGCCAACCGCCACGCGCCGGGGCTCCAGATCGTCGTCACCGGTGCGGCCGGCTGATGCGCTACCGCGCTCTCGGCCGCACCGGGATCAGTGTGTCGGAACTCGCCGTCGCGCTGTGCGGCGCCGGGGACGATCCGGTCGAAGCCGCGACCACGCTCGCACACGCCTTCGATCGCGGAATCAATACCGTGACGATCGACACGGCCGACGCGCCGGGCCTGGACCTGCTCGGCGCGGCGCTCTCCGGACGCGGCGATATCCACGTCATCGCCCGCCCGACCTCGCTGGTGCGCTTCGATCTGCCTTCGCCACATGTCCCGGTGCACCATGCCTATCCCGGCGCGCATCTCCGGACGGAGACCGAGCGGTTGCTCGCCGCGCTGGGCATCGAGCGGCTGGCGCTGCTCCAGCTCCACGCCTGGTGCCCCGAATGGCGCGAGGAAGGCGACTGGCTCGAAACGCTCCAGCGCCTGCGCGACGAGGGCAAGATCGCCGGCTTCGGGGTGTCGCTGTTCGATCACGATATCGAGGCTGGGGTGGAGGTCGTCGCCGACGGCGCGATCGACGCGGTCAAGCTGATGTACAATATCTTCGATCCCGCGGGCGCGGCGCTGTTTCCGCGCTGTCAGGCGCAGGGGATCGGCGTGGTGGTGCGCGCGCCGCTTTATTATGGCGCGCTGGCCACGGGCGGCGCCGGGGGCTTTGCCAAGGGCGATTGGCGCAACGCCTATTTCTACGATGCGCACCGCCGCGAGACCGCCGATCGCGTCCGCCGGCTCGAAGCCGACCTTCCTCCCGATCAGTCCGTGGCAGGCACGGCGCTGCGTTTCTGCCTCGGCGTGCCCGCTCTATCCACGATCGCAGTGGGGATGCGGACCCGCGCGCAGGTGGAGGCCAATCTGCAGGCGATCGCGGCGGGTCCGCTCGATACCGAGCATCTCGCTGCGCTGTCGCGGCACAAATGGCTGATCTGAGCGAAGCTAGCTGCCTATTTTTCGAGCAATCTTTCGCATCTGCACAAAAATTTACGTTCCGGTGACATTTGATTGCGCGCAAATCGTGCGGAAATGCGTGAAATTGCGGCTGGCACGGTGCTTGCTGAATAGCCCCCGGGGATAACGCCAAGAGGGGGCGACATGAAGCTGATCATCGCCATCATAAAACCGTTCAAGCTGGACGAAGTGCGCGAGGCACTCACGCAAGTGGGGATCGCCGGCATGACGGTAACCGAGGTCAAGGGTTTCGGTCGCCAGAAGGGCCAGACCGAGATCTATCGCGGCGCCGAGTACAGCACCAACATGGTGCCCAAGATCAAGCTCGAGATCGCCTGCGGCACCGACATCGTCGACCGCGCCGTCGAGGCGATCCAGGCCGCGGCCAGCACCGGCGCGATCGGCGACGGCAAGATTTTCGTCCTCGATCTCGGCCAGGCGGTGCGCATCCGCACGGGCGAGACCGACGAGACGGCGCTGTGATGAAGGGGGATCAGATGAAGCTAGCAACCAAATTGGCTGCCGGGGCGGGTCTCGCCCTGTTCGCAGCTTTGCCCGCCTGGGCACAGGACGCCGCGCCCGCCGTGGCGGCAACGGTCGTCCCCGACGATTCGATGGTCAGCAAGGGCGACGTCGCCTGGATGCTCGTCTCGGCGGCATTCGTGCTGATGATGTCGGTCCCCGGCCTCGCGCTGTTCTATGGCGGCCTGGTGCGCACCAAGAACATGCTCTCGGTGCTGATGCAGGTGCTCACCATCGTCTGCGTCGCGGGCCTGGTCTGGTGCGCCTGGGGCTATTCGATGGCGTTCACCAATGGCGGGTCGCTCAACAGCTTCGTCGGCGGCTTCTCGAAGGTGCTGCTCAAGGGCGTCGACGCGAACACCTTCGCGGCGACCTTCTCGAACGGGGTATACCTGCCCGAGACCGTGTTCGTCGTCTTCCAGATGACCTTCGCGATGATCACCCCGGCGCTGATCGTCGGGGCGTTCGCCGAGCGCATCAAGTTCACCCCGCTGATCCTCTTCACCGTGCTATGGCTGACGCTCGTCTATTTCCCGATGGCGCACATGGTCTGGTACTGGCCGGGTCCTGACTTCCAGCCCGGCCTGCCCGACGATCACGGCTATCTCTGGGGTCTCGGCGCGCTCGATTTCGCCGGCGGCACCGTCGTCCACATCAATGCAGGCATCGCCGGCCTGGTCGGCTGCCTCGTGATCGGCAAGCGCACTGGCTACAAAACCGATCCGATGCCGCCGCACTCGCTGACCATGACCATGATCGGCGCGGCGCTACTGTGGGTGGGCTGGTTCGGCTTCAATGCCGGCTCGAACCTCGAAGCCAACAAGTTCGCCGCGCTCGCCTTCGTCAACACGATGACGGCAACCGCCGCCGCGGGTGCGGTCTGGGCGATCATCGAGCAGATCATCCACAAGAAGCCGTCGCTGCTCGGCGCGGCCTCGGGCGTCGTCGCCGGCCTGGTGGCGATCACCCCGGCTGCCGGCTTCGCGCATCCGATGACGGCGATCGTCCTGGGTGCCGTCGCTTCGGGCGTGTGCTTCTTCT
Coding sequences:
- a CDS encoding VIT domain-containing protein, which gives rise to MRGEAMGWRATISLAIGLWLLPAPAMAQTNPSLSEAERGIRTDDGEDVAKHLRIDEVLVSAHVTGRTADVTLELLLSADPQEDENFEARLALALPADAVVTGYALSVGDAMIPGQLLEQPKARNLYEDEVRAGIDPGLAEVSGNRFTTRIYPIDRAHPRRFRVTFAAPFDPMRGIVLPLSREGTIGKVSLTVTVDGFAAAPSVRFAGETVTLAKQGAQWRGNAGGDRKRLQGGLEIAGGTLAAPMLVTRHASGESFFAISDTAPAGAARPTGGRLRIYWDRSLSHRDDRRDLEAEVLARLADTTTPDAIDLITFASDRPQWTMHPDAAALRKMLDGVTYRGATSFAGLDALSLPPARRCVLVSDGLVTIDRGAEFAADCPLALLTASPKADGARLGRIARGPLVRVSDGKVAEAVAALAQPTAGVTAIRDSAGRRIAFRTLPAGAGAWQIVGPMPDRGGVRVRLSDGSERSYAAGATVSADAPGALWAAQQVQILGDDPARHQAMVAFARRYQVAGPAMSLLVLERPDQYLRAGIAPPPGFDAEWMGQYRESKQDADEAALDDKRERFEQVLERWAERKDWWKRRFVASARPKPRPEPMAVPAPMAMAPSPPPVSEPAPAHSPSDEDRAVMVTGTRAQVASESAGLAADDVSEAIVTAARLRDVPVARAERATVDTAVKVDLADLIAKRPYILALNAAAPAQRLTVLAEQERAFGSVPSFYFDVAEWFRRKGDTATGESLLLSALELPQADDETRQIVAFRLERDKAHDRAIELAEHIAAANAEFRPQPARDLALALAARGRSRGAAGRADLERAFALLTDAALNPASDDFDGFEVIALMNANALVPDIEAVGGRWTLDPRLVALLDTDVRIVIEWVADDADIDLWVNEPNGERVFYGDQLSSAGGQISNDMTDGYGPEEYAIRRAPQGAYEVRINGYDADRINPNGAGHVLIRLTRNFGRRSEEETLVDVDLAFQQGRDRDEEARTKPIATLRVGR
- a CDS encoding glycoside hydrolase family 2 protein, translated to MRGYVIGLASMLAIAHAAPAAAHDASTKVASPRATYNLNPGWKTATGEQRGAEQPGFDDRTWANTTLPHAFNEKQAFARDIKQLSTGIIWYRKRITLARQDGRAFLEFEGVRQAAEIWVNGKSVALSENGVSAFGADITDALRPGENLIAVRVDNDWKYKERATGSGFQWNNDNFNVNYGGITRNVRLHLAGAVHQTLPLWGSLGTTGQYVWADRFDLARRSATVHAETQVRNAASTARTIGYRVEIRDRAGKIVARLNGGSATLAPGETRTLAAAGKVGGLHWWSWGYGYLYTVTTSLTERGKVIDSVDTRSGFRQTRFGEGMVHLNGRAIQMHGYAQRTSNEWPAVGVSIPPWLSDFSNALMVESGGNLVRWMHIAPSKQDVESADRVGLIQAMPAGDAESDVTGRRWEQRKEAMADAIVYNRNNPSILFYEGGNENISEAHMAELKAIRDRFDPQGGRAIGSREMLDSKTAEYGGEMLYVNKSAKHPMWAMEYSRDEGARAYQDDLTPPFHKDSPDYNRNQDSHAIEDVKRWWDFYRVRPGTGKRVSSGGVNIIWSDSNTHYRGDNNYRRSGEVDAMRLPKQGFYAHQVMWSDWVDSVTPRSHIIGHWNYAPGTRKDVTVVSNGTQVELFLGGRSLGKGTKSSGFLFTWKDVPWAPGTLRAVATHAGGHRSEHVLETVGAPVALRLTPHVSPRGFVMDGADVALVDVEVVDAQGRRVPTANDQVAFTLDGPAEWRGGIAQGDSSGAPRSAVAEGPAAPTKPAGADQTTHYAGTARGEDNYILSQKLPVEAGVNRVLLRAGTQRGTVRVTATAAGLKSATLTLPTVAAGPANNGLSGDFPEDHQPGLLTRGPTPKGPAFVPSRITRTPASVVAGSNQAEAGNSTDDNELSRWTSDGRRETAWIEYRFAGPVTLSEIDLKLVGWRSRSYPLRITLDGRTIWEGETERQLGYAHLAFAPANGQVLRIVQTGPVADRDGFGKIVELDTARKAGDTGADAVPPGWRLGVVEADFHGPVGRR